A window of the Butyricimonas virosa genome harbors these coding sequences:
- a CDS encoding EpsG family protein, which translates to MTYYIILLVVYSILGLKESFRPISAKYKNIYTFFLVFPMFILTALRSVNIGNDTISYMSAYNSLSYMPNFVIVYLDGRMEIGYLFLSWLCNQIGLSYLQFQCIISAFIYFSFYKFFKWYSLNVALCCFLFITMFRMGGTMNVIRMYCAIAILIYAIPCVLKRRLGAFLLVVVLASLFHKSSFIFIVLYPLCIRKYNRVEHGFIIFSSIIIAYLGASFFEWLTTSLDLYEGYVNEERFDNMNHTAVFLGLLITLLIYLYAKLMGYFGQPQYGALVNINDVCIKKQSITLEYFCRISLIITIGLSIIGLTNNIMGRVSGYFSIVTLIIISAVLFNMRNSYMKIFVYGVIIFLYTAYFIVILLYRPDWNHLVPYEWGI; encoded by the coding sequence ATGACATATTATATCATATTATTAGTCGTGTATTCTATTTTGGGATTGAAAGAATCGTTTCGTCCAATTTCGGCGAAATATAAAAATATTTATACTTTTTTTCTAGTGTTTCCTATGTTTATCTTGACAGCGTTACGATCTGTAAATATTGGAAATGATACAATTTCATATATGAGCGCGTATAATTCATTGTCATATATGCCAAATTTTGTGATAGTTTATCTTGATGGAAGGATGGAAATTGGGTATTTGTTTTTATCTTGGTTATGTAATCAAATAGGTCTATCATATTTGCAATTTCAATGTATAATCTCGGCGTTCATTTATTTTTCTTTTTATAAGTTTTTTAAATGGTATTCGTTGAATGTAGCATTATGCTGTTTCTTGTTTATTACGATGTTTCGTATGGGGGGAACAATGAATGTTATACGGATGTATTGTGCAATAGCCATATTAATATATGCGATACCTTGTGTATTAAAGCGTCGTCTGGGGGCCTTTCTATTGGTAGTCGTTTTGGCAAGCCTTTTTCATAAATCATCATTTATTTTCATCGTATTGTATCCGCTGTGTATAAGAAAATATAATAGAGTAGAGCACGGATTTATAATATTTAGTTCAATTATTATAGCATATTTAGGAGCCTCATTTTTTGAATGGTTAACAACAAGTTTGGATCTGTATGAGGGTTATGTAAATGAGGAACGTTTTGACAATATGAATCATACTGCAGTATTTTTAGGATTGTTGATTACGTTACTTATATATTTGTATGCAAAATTAATGGGATATTTTGGTCAACCACAATATGGTGCTTTAGTTAATATAAATGATGTTTGTATAAAAAAGCAGTCTATTACACTTGAATATTTTTGTAGGATATCGCTAATTATCACGATAGGCCTATCAATTATTGGGTTAACTAATAATATAATGGGAAGAGTTTCTGGGTATTTTAGTATTGTAACCTTGATAATTATTAGTGCTGTTTTGTTTAATATGAGAAATTCATATATGAAGATATTTGTGTATGGGGTAATAATATTCTTATATACAGCATATTTTATTGTGATTTTATTGTATAGACCCGATTGGAATCATTTAGTTCCATATGAATGGGGGATATAA
- a CDS encoding glycosyltransferase family 4 protein yields MKHWLDVKCFYDIGECRRLELKNLPVPFSFPDLVVFEGFYAIKEVLFSYELRRKRIPYVIIPRGSLTRQALHNHSWLKKKIAHWLFFNSFVKHALAIQFLTEKEYEDSIKLNKNHVIIPNGFHQPVLKKECFSEVGIKALFIGRIDVYHKGLDLLVQACQQIKEELREVKFMITCYGPKGNEADGLNMLIKGYGIEDIVKLKGEIGGKEKENAILDADVFIMTSRFEGHPMGLIEALSYGLPVLISRGTNMMNEVQEANAGWTCENEVNSIVTCLSRLIKEKSLLKQKSHNARLLAAKYDWDLLAKDFHQAISSIVKTSKLSV; encoded by the coding sequence ATGAAACATTGGTTAGATGTAAAATGTTTTTATGATATAGGAGAGTGTAGGCGTTTGGAATTGAAAAATTTACCTGTACCTTTTTCCTTTCCTGACTTGGTGGTGTTTGAAGGATTTTATGCAATTAAAGAGGTTTTATTTTCGTATGAGCTAAGACGTAAAAGAATACCTTATGTTATAATTCCTCGTGGCTCATTAACAAGACAGGCATTACATAATCATAGTTGGTTAAAAAAGAAAATAGCTCACTGGTTATTTTTCAATTCTTTCGTGAAACATGCGTTAGCAATTCAATTTTTGACCGAAAAAGAATATGAGGATTCAATAAAGTTAAATAAGAATCATGTGATTATTCCTAATGGTTTTCATCAGCCCGTTTTGAAAAAGGAATGTTTTTCGGAAGTTGGTATAAAGGCATTGTTTATCGGGCGGATAGATGTTTATCATAAGGGGTTGGATTTGTTGGTACAAGCATGTCAACAGATAAAAGAGGAATTGAGAGAAGTTAAATTCATGATTACTTGTTATGGGCCTAAAGGAAATGAGGCCGATGGACTCAACATGTTAATTAAAGGATACGGGATAGAAGATATTGTAAAATTGAAGGGAGAGATCGGGGGGAAAGAAAAAGAAAACGCTATTCTTGATGCAGACGTGTTCATCATGACCTCTCGTTTCGAGGGGCATCCCATGGGGCTGATAGAAGCTTTATCTTATGGGTTACCGGTATTGATATCCCGGGGCACGAACATGATGAATGAGGTGCAAGAAGCGAATGCCGGATGGACGTGTGAGAATGAAGTGAATAGTATCGTTACATGTTTATCACGTTTAATAAAAGAAAAAAGTCTTTTAAAACAAAAATCTCATAATGCTCGCTTGCTAGCGGCAAAATATGATTGGGATCTTTTGGCTAAAGATTTTCATCAAGCTATATCCAGTATCGTCAAAACAAGCAAGCTTTCTGTTTAG
- a CDS encoding ATP-grasp fold amidoligase family protein: protein MQHKSLVQKLKHPEHVVAAICRKLYFLFPGDCFYLKLIYYLEMGKKLRLKNPKAFSEKLQWLKLYDRNPEYTKMVDKISAKRYVASMIGEKYIIPTLGVWDKVEDIEWETLPDKFVIKTNNGGGGGGVFICKDKSVLDIKSVSKKFNFALKSNIYQQYREWPYKNVKPRILAEECLESETETGLKDYKVFCCNGEPKLIKVNYDVETDYKSNWYTPLWEYMKGTTINDPSHEEIQIEKPQLLDELLDKARVLSKNIPFVRVDFYILPEGLKFGELTFYPGSGFEKFDPESFDEEIGSWIDLFKI, encoded by the coding sequence ATGCAACACAAATCGTTAGTACAAAAATTAAAACATCCTGAGCATGTTGTTGCTGCAATATGCAGAAAATTATATTTTTTATTCCCGGGTGATTGTTTTTATTTAAAGTTGATTTATTACTTGGAAATGGGTAAAAAATTGAGATTGAAAAATCCAAAAGCGTTTTCGGAAAAATTGCAGTGGCTGAAACTTTATGATCGTAACCCGGAATACACGAAAATGGTTGACAAGATATCAGCTAAAAGATACGTGGCCTCAATGATTGGTGAAAAGTATATTATCCCAACTTTGGGTGTTTGGGATAAAGTGGAAGATATCGAGTGGGAAACATTACCAGATAAGTTTGTTATTAAAACTAATAATGGTGGCGGTGGAGGAGGTGTATTTATATGTAAAGATAAGTCTGTACTTGATATAAAGTCTGTTTCAAAAAAATTCAACTTCGCATTAAAATCCAATATTTACCAGCAATACAGAGAATGGCCTTATAAAAATGTTAAGCCTCGTATACTTGCAGAAGAATGTTTGGAAAGTGAAACCGAAACGGGTTTAAAAGATTACAAGGTTTTTTGTTGTAACGGAGAACCTAAATTAATTAAAGTAAATTATGATGTGGAAACAGATTATAAATCTAATTGGTATACCCCATTGTGGGAATACATGAAAGGGACAACAATTAATGATCCTAGCCATGAAGAAATTCAAATAGAGAAACCACAGCTTTTAGATGAGCTTCTTGATAAAGCCAGGGTATTATCTAAAAATATTCCTTTTGTAAGAGTTGATTTTTATATTCTTCCTGAGGGTTTGAAATTTGGAGAGCTTACATTTTATCCTGGTAGCGGTTTTGAAAAATTTGATCCAGAAAGTTTTGACGAAGAAATTGGTTCTTGGATAGATTTATTTAAAATTTAA
- a CDS encoding sugar transferase — protein sequence MYRHFLKRCIDFFFVLIVLLAIWPMLFIIAIWLHFANKGAGAFFLQERPGKGGKIFKVIKFKSMTDERDAEGKLLPDKQRLTRVGRFIRSTSIDELPQLINVLKGDMSLVGPRPLAVIYLPYYNEDEKHRHDVRPGITGWAQVNGRKSITWDRKLAYDTEYVNNMSLCMDVKIVFLTIYKVFKRENVGVETSGIVNFHDYRIAQWKEQGRQDLIDEARDRRNRQ from the coding sequence ATGTACAGGCACTTTTTAAAACGTTGTATAGATTTTTTTTTCGTGTTGATCGTGTTGCTGGCGATTTGGCCAATGTTGTTCATTATCGCGATCTGGTTGCATTTTGCCAACAAGGGGGCAGGAGCATTTTTTCTTCAAGAGCGCCCGGGAAAAGGCGGGAAGATTTTTAAAGTGATCAAGTTCAAGTCTATGACAGACGAGCGTGACGCAGAGGGGAAATTGTTGCCGGATAAACAACGTTTGACTAGGGTGGGGCGTTTTATTCGTTCGACATCCATAGATGAATTACCGCAATTGATTAACGTGTTAAAAGGCGATATGTCCTTGGTTGGACCTCGTCCTCTAGCCGTAATATATCTTCCTTATTATAACGAAGACGAAAAACATAGACACGATGTACGACCAGGAATAACTGGTTGGGCGCAGGTGAATGGACGAAAATCCATCACGTGGGATCGGAAATTAGCTTATGATACTGAATATGTAAATAACATGAGTTTGTGTATGGATGTAAAAATAGTTTTTCTTACCATATACAAAGTTTTTAAAAGAGAAAATGTGGGAGTAGAAACAAGTGGGATAGTTAATTTCCACGATTATAGAATTGCCCAATGGAAGGAACAAGGTCGACAAGATTTGATTGATGAAGCACGTGATAGAAGAAATAGGCAGTGA
- a CDS encoding flippase, translating into MRILRSKDGKVLASNFAYLSLLQIASYIFPLISIPYLARVLGVDGLGKISFAAAIIIWIQTIADWGFDMTGARNVAQTRDDRKEVSKIFSDIFWSRIFLMFCSFLVLLLLLLIVPKFRENYMVILFTFLYVPGHILFPAWFFLGLERMKYSTILNVISKLIFTAAIFIFIKDKDDYILQPVLVASGYFLSGAIALYFIFVKWKYRLYKPAFCTIISTIKGSTDVFINTLMPNLYNNLSVLLLGFFGGDTANGIYYAGRKFGQVAYSVLNTLTNVFFPYLSRKIEYHSLYAKFNLGVSSLGSLILFVFAPLLIRAFFGEGYDDAIVVLRITAFALLFTNMDSVYGQNYLIVLHHEKLLRNLTVVASVCGFVIAFPLIYYFSYIGASITYMVSSFLIGVLPMYYALKIKKQFS; encoded by the coding sequence AAGACGGGAAGGTATTGGCTTCGAATTTTGCTTATCTTTCTTTACTTCAAATTGCTAGTTACATATTCCCGTTGATTTCGATACCGTATCTCGCTCGCGTGTTGGGTGTTGACGGATTGGGTAAGATTTCTTTTGCGGCGGCAATTATTATTTGGATTCAAACCATTGCGGATTGGGGATTTGATATGACCGGAGCGAGGAATGTGGCGCAAACTAGAGATGACAGAAAGGAAGTCTCCAAGATATTTTCAGATATCTTTTGGTCAAGGATTTTTTTGATGTTTTGTTCTTTTCTGGTATTGCTTCTCTTGTTGTTGATCGTTCCCAAGTTTCGAGAGAATTATATGGTAATATTGTTTACTTTTTTATATGTCCCCGGGCATATACTTTTCCCTGCATGGTTTTTTTTAGGTTTGGAAAGGATGAAGTACTCTACTATACTGAACGTGATTTCCAAATTGATATTTACTGCGGCAATCTTTATCTTTATAAAGGATAAAGATGATTATATTCTACAACCGGTCTTGGTGGCCTCGGGATATTTTTTGTCAGGGGCTATTGCTTTGTATTTTATTTTTGTGAAATGGAAATATCGTTTATATAAACCGGCATTTTGTACGATAATTTCTACAATAAAGGGAAGCACGGATGTTTTTATCAATACGCTGATGCCGAACTTGTATAATAATCTTTCAGTCTTGTTATTGGGATTTTTTGGAGGAGATACGGCAAACGGAATTTATTATGCGGGACGGAAATTCGGGCAAGTTGCGTACTCGGTTTTAAATACTCTTACCAATGTTTTCTTCCCGTATCTTTCTAGAAAGATAGAGTATCATTCTTTATACGCTAAATTCAATTTGGGAGTATCCAGTTTGGGTAGTTTGATATTATTTGTTTTTGCACCTTTATTGATTAGAGCTTTTTTTGGCGAGGGATATGATGATGCCATTGTCGTTCTTAGAATTACAGCATTCGCATTGTTATTTACTAATATGGATTCTGTTTACGGTCAAAATTACTTGATCGTGTTACATCATGAAAAATTATTGAGAAATCTCACGGTAGTGGCTTCCGTTTGCGGTTTTGTTATAGCATTTCCGCTTATATATTATTTTTCTTACATCGGAGCCTCGATTACTTACATGGTGTCGAGTTTTTTGATAGGTGTCCTTCCAATGTATTATGCATTAAAAATAAAAAAACAATTTAGTTAG
- a CDS encoding glycosyltransferase family 4 protein — protein MKTIIIIANFCRKFDGTVNGRFLYLAEMFAKGGFRVELITSDFDHGTKKYKDEPVKTYESKIIYIHEPGYVKNISFRRLYSHRCWGMNVREYLESHTVPDYIYCAVPSLTAAREAARFSKSHHVKFFIDVQDLWPEAFGLVIKSRSLRNLLSFPMKLYVDEIYKAADRVIAVSDTYRNRVLAVNKRDKESLSVYLGTDGGVFDQASKKYRLDRKDDEIWLCYVGTLSFSYDIECVLDALRLLKERNFSRVVKFVVIGDGPLKNRFEKCAEDKSVYVEFTGKMSYEKMVGLLCSCDITINPIKKGSAGSIINKVGDYALSGLPVINTQECEEYRDLIEQYKCGINCEVGSVKEIANAIEKLALDKDLRGRMGKRSRELGDERFDRRKTYSAIASLFEN, from the coding sequence ATGAAAACAATAATTATTATTGCAAATTTCTGTCGCAAGTTTGATGGGACAGTGAACGGGCGTTTCCTCTATTTGGCGGAGATGTTTGCCAAGGGAGGATTTCGTGTAGAGTTGATCACGAGTGATTTTGATCATGGAACTAAAAAGTATAAAGATGAACCAGTAAAGACATACGAGTCAAAAATTATTTATATACATGAACCGGGATACGTGAAAAATATAAGCTTTAGGCGCTTGTATAGTCATCGATGTTGGGGAATGAACGTTCGTGAATATTTGGAATCGCATACGGTTCCCGATTACATTTATTGTGCTGTTCCTTCATTGACGGCTGCAAGGGAAGCCGCAAGGTTTTCGAAAAGTCATCATGTAAAATTCTTTATTGATGTTCAGGATTTATGGCCGGAGGCGTTTGGATTAGTTATAAAATCTCGATCGTTGCGAAACTTGTTATCGTTCCCGATGAAATTATACGTGGATGAGATTTACAAGGCTGCGGATAGAGTGATAGCAGTTTCAGATACGTATAGAAATAGAGTGTTAGCAGTAAATAAACGTGATAAAGAGAGTTTGAGTGTTTATCTTGGTACTGATGGGGGTGTTTTTGATCAAGCTAGCAAGAAATATCGACTTGATCGAAAAGATGATGAAATATGGCTTTGTTATGTAGGCACTTTAAGTTTTAGTTATGATATAGAGTGTGTTTTGGATGCATTACGCTTGTTGAAAGAAAGAAACTTTTCTCGTGTAGTGAAGTTTGTTGTTATTGGAGATGGACCGTTAAAAAATAGATTCGAGAAATGTGCAGAGGATAAATCAGTTTATGTTGAATTTACAGGAAAAATGTCGTATGAAAAGATGGTTGGATTGTTGTGTTCCTGTGATATCACTATAAATCCAATAAAAAAAGGGTCTGCTGGTAGTATTATAAATAAAGTTGGAGATTATGCCCTGTCAGGTCTTCCGGTTATTAACACGCAAGAATGTGAAGAGTATCGTGATTTGATAGAACAATACAAGTGTGGAATAAATTGTGAAGTAGGAAGTGTCAAAGAGATAGCAAATGCAATTGAAAAGTTGGCGTTAGATAAAGATTTGAGAGGTCGGATGGGTAAACGATCTCGTGAACTGGGTGATGAGCGTTTTGATAGGAGGAAAACATATTCTGCTATAGCAAGCTTGTTTGAAAATTGA